The region CGCCGCCGACGGCGACCTCGACTACGTCGGGGTCGACGCCACGAAAGACGGCGAGACGGAGCGCCTCTACGTCGCCGAGCCGTGCATCGAGGGCGTACTGAAAGCCGGCCGCTACGACGACTACGAGGTCGTCGAGGAACTGACCGGCGAGGATCTGGTCGGCTGGCAGTACGACCATCCGCTCGCCGAGGAAGTCCCCGACCACGCCCAGGGGGAGGGCGCCGGGCAGGTGTACACCGCGGAGTACGTCGAAGCCGATAGAACGGGGCTCGTCCACTCCGCGCCGGGCCACGGTGAGGAGGACTTCGAGCGCGGGCAGGAGCTGGGGCTGGACATCTTCTGTCCCGTCGGCGGCGACGGCGTCTACACCGACGCGGCCGGCAAGTACGCGGGCACCTTCGTCCGCGACGCCAACGACGAGGTCATCGCCGACCTCGACGCGAACGGCCACCTGCTCTCCAGCGAACAGGGCCATACGGTTCGAGAGGGGCAGTGCTGGCGCTGTGACACGGACATCGTCCGCATCGTCACCGACCAGTGGTTCATCACGGTCACCGACATCAAGGACGAGCTACTTGCGAACATCGAGGACAGCGAGTGGCATCCCCAGTGGGCCCGTGACAACCGCTTCCGGGACTTCGTCGAGGACGCGCCGGACTGGAACGTCTCCCGGCAGCGCTACTGGGGCATCCCCATCCCCATCTGGCTTCCCGAGGACTGGAGCGGCGATATGACCGACGCTATCGTCGTCGGCGACCGCGAGGAGCTGGCCGAGCGCGTCGACCAGGACATCGACCCCGAGTCCGTCGACATCCACAAGGGGACCGTCGACGAGCTGACGATTACCGAGGACGGTACGACCTACAGCCGCGTCGGCGACGTCTTCGACGTGTGGCTCGACTCCTCGGTCGCGACGTGGGGCACGGTCGACTATCCCCAGGAGACGGACGCCTTCGAGGAGCTCTGGCCCGCCGACCTCATCATGGAGGCCCACGACCAGACGCGTGGCTGGTTCTGGTCACAGCTCGGGATGAGCACCGCGGCGACCGGCGAGATTCCCTACAAGGAGGTGCTGATGCACGGCTACGCCAACATGCCCGACGGCCGCGGGATGTCCAAGTCGAAGGGCATCCTCGTCGACCCCCACGAGGTCATCGACGAGCACGGTCGGGACCCGATGCGGCTGTTCCTGCTCTCCGTGACCGCCCAGGGCGAGGACATGAACTTCTCGTGGGAGGAGACCGGCGAGATGCAACGGCGGCTCAACATCCTCTGGAACGTCGCCCGGTTCCCGCTACCGTACATGCGGGCCGACGATTTCGACCCGAACGAGACGACCGTCGAGTCGATGCGAGCGGCGCTCGAACTGGTCGACGAGTGGGTGCTCTCGCGGCTGCAGACGGTGAAGACCGCGATGACCGAGCACATGGACGACTACGAGAACGACAAGGCCGTCGGCGAGCTGCTCGATTTCGTCGTCGAGGACGTCTCGCGGTTCTACATCCAGGTCGTCCGCGAGCGGATGTGGGAAGAGGAGGACAGCGACTCCAAACAGGCCGCCTACGCGACGCTGTATCGCGTACTGGAGGAGGTCGCGGCACTCTTTGCTCCCTTCACCCCGTTCGTCGCCGAGGAAGTGTACGGCTCGCTGACCGGGGAGACCGACCACCCGACGGTCCACATGTGCGACTGGCCAGAGCCCGTCGACGACCTCCACGACCCCGCGCTGGAGGACGAGATCGAGGTCGTCCGCGAGGTCGAGGAGGCCGGCTCGAACGCCCGCCAGCAAGCGGAACGCAAGCTGCGCTGGCCCGTCACGCGCGTCGTGGTCGACGTCGCTGGACAGGGTCCAGCGGGCAGTCAGACGGGGTCTGACGACAGCGACGACGTGGCCGACGCCGTCCGGAGCCAGTCCGAAGTCGTCGCCGACCGGCTCAACGCCCGCGCCGTCGAGGTCGTCGGCGCCGACGAGCAGTGGGGCGAGCTCCACTACTCCGCCGGGGCCGACATGAGCGAGCTCGGCCCCGCCTTCGGCGACGACGCCGGCCGCGTGATGAACGCGATGAACGAGGCCAACATCGACACGCCGTCCCTCGATACCCTCGAAGGGAGCGTCTCGGACGCGCTCGGCGAACCCGTCGAGCTGACCGAGGAGATGGTGACCTTCCGCCGGGAGACGCCCGACGGCGTCTCGGGGACCGAGTTCACGGCCCTCGACGGCGGCGGGACGGTGTACGTCGACACCGCCCTCACCGAGGACATCGAGAGCGAGGGGTACGCACGGGAGGTCATCCGCCGCGTCCAGGAGATGCGAAAGGACCTCGAACTGGATATCGAGGCCCGTATCGTGGTAGACCTCGCTATCGAGGACGAGCGCGTGGACGCGCTGGTTCGAGAGCACGAAGCCCTCATCAAAGAGGAAGTCCGAGCCGACGAACTCGACGGTGTGGAGGACGGCCACCGCAAGACCTGGGACGTGGAAGGCGTGGAGATGGAGATCGCGATTGCGCCTGTGGCAGCTGCGGAAGCGTCCGACTAACACGAGCCCGACCAGCGGGAGGGCTCGAACCGAGTGAGCGGTGATAGCGGAGCCGCGAGCACACGAGCCCGTCCAGCGGGAGGGCTCGAACCGAGTGAGCGGTGATAGCGGAGCCGCGAGCACACGAGC is a window of Halomicroarcula saliterrae DNA encoding:
- the ileS gene encoding isoleucine--tRNA ligase, which codes for MERFAAVDDQYDPEAVESGVFDFWDAVDAYEQTKQHRADGEDFFFVDGPPYTSGAAHMGTTWNKTLKDCYIRYLRMQGYDVTDRPGYDMHGLPIETKVEERLDFENKKDIERFGEENFIEECKAFANEQLDGLQSDFQDFGVWMDWDDPYKTLSPEYMEAAWWGFQQAHERGLVEQGQRSINQCPRCETGIANNEVEYHDVGKPSIYVKFPLSDREGSLVIWTTTPWTIVANTFVAADGDLDYVGVDATKDGETERLYVAEPCIEGVLKAGRYDDYEVVEELTGEDLVGWQYDHPLAEEVPDHAQGEGAGQVYTAEYVEADRTGLVHSAPGHGEEDFERGQELGLDIFCPVGGDGVYTDAAGKYAGTFVRDANDEVIADLDANGHLLSSEQGHTVREGQCWRCDTDIVRIVTDQWFITVTDIKDELLANIEDSEWHPQWARDNRFRDFVEDAPDWNVSRQRYWGIPIPIWLPEDWSGDMTDAIVVGDREELAERVDQDIDPESVDIHKGTVDELTITEDGTTYSRVGDVFDVWLDSSVATWGTVDYPQETDAFEELWPADLIMEAHDQTRGWFWSQLGMSTAATGEIPYKEVLMHGYANMPDGRGMSKSKGILVDPHEVIDEHGRDPMRLFLLSVTAQGEDMNFSWEETGEMQRRLNILWNVARFPLPYMRADDFDPNETTVESMRAALELVDEWVLSRLQTVKTAMTEHMDDYENDKAVGELLDFVVEDVSRFYIQVVRERMWEEEDSDSKQAAYATLYRVLEEVAALFAPFTPFVAEEVYGSLTGETDHPTVHMCDWPEPVDDLHDPALEDEIEVVREVEEAGSNARQQAERKLRWPVTRVVVDVAGQGPAGSQTGSDDSDDVADAVRSQSEVVADRLNARAVEVVGADEQWGELHYSAGADMSELGPAFGDDAGRVMNAMNEANIDTPSLDTLEGSVSDALGEPVELTEEMVTFRRETPDGVSGTEFTALDGGGTVYVDTALTEDIESEGYAREVIRRVQEMRKDLELDIEARIVVDLAIEDERVDALVREHEALIKEEVRADELDGVEDGHRKTWDVEGVEMEIAIAPVAAAEASD